Proteins found in one Dehalococcoidales bacterium genomic segment:
- a CDS encoding DNA double-strand break repair nuclease NurA — MSLDLNKIASQVEKMTEYIDTGAAERQKRLAKAMSVLCDSSLNINDLKNKIEAGKISWMPAEPVETLYNKYTAQNPPQNFGVIAADGSQIDIDRHYSARYFLINIGSIILKYGENADADLESNPRLYFDQSELVMTSPESGGREIPIEGSLLGIKRDIEELKHLTQLGSSIQEEIPVLLLADGTLIRWNLMSKDIPEFAVNEFLENGFLKCLEDIRKISADKEIALASYISYPRSADVLGTIRIAVCPYDPVNCDKCRRENPNDTYPCNTVDGVLDKDLFINLLENGERSALFISRSQIQERYGKHRIHFYYLKTDDEIARIEIPAWIAENEKLLGLTHALILDQCRKGQGYPVALSEAHEQAVVTASDRQNLQTLVEASLSEKNIEISGSAKSFSKRTKWI, encoded by the coding sequence ATGTCGCTGGACTTAAATAAGATTGCCTCACAAGTAGAAAAGATGACCGAATACATCGATACCGGCGCTGCCGAACGGCAAAAACGGCTCGCCAAGGCAATGTCGGTGCTTTGTGACAGCTCATTAAATATTAACGATTTAAAAAACAAAATCGAGGCTGGGAAAATCAGTTGGATGCCCGCCGAACCGGTAGAAACCCTGTATAATAAGTACACCGCGCAAAATCCCCCGCAAAACTTCGGCGTTATTGCCGCCGACGGTTCACAAATTGATATTGACCGCCATTATTCGGCACGCTATTTTTTGATTAATATCGGCAGTATTATCCTTAAATACGGGGAAAATGCCGATGCCGATTTGGAGAGTAACCCCCGATTGTATTTCGATCAAAGCGAACTGGTAATGACATCACCGGAGAGCGGCGGCCGCGAGATTCCGATTGAGGGCAGTTTACTGGGGATTAAACGCGATATCGAAGAACTTAAACACTTAACTCAACTGGGAAGCTCAATTCAGGAGGAAATCCCCGTTTTGCTTCTGGCCGACGGAACGCTGATTCGCTGGAACCTAATGAGTAAAGACATCCCCGAATTTGCGGTAAACGAGTTTTTGGAAAACGGTTTTCTTAAATGCTTGGAAGATATCCGAAAAATAAGCGCAGATAAAGAGATTGCGCTGGCAAGTTATATCAGCTACCCGCGCTCTGCGGACGTATTGGGCACAATCCGCATCGCCGTTTGCCCTTACGACCCCGTAAATTGCGATAAATGCCGACGTGAAAATCCAAACGACACTTATCCCTGCAATACAGTGGACGGCGTGCTTGATAAGGATTTATTTATAAATCTGTTAGAAAACGGTGAAAGGTCGGCACTGTTTATAAGCCGCTCTCAAATTCAGGAACGCTACGGCAAACACCGCATCCACTTTTACTATCTGAAAACAGATGATGAGATTGCCCGGATTGAAATACCGGCATGGATTGCCGAAAACGAAAAACTGCTCGGCCTGACCCACGCCCTAATTCTTGACCAATGCCGCAAAGGGCAGGGGTATCCGGTAGCACTCTCGGAAGCCCATGAGCAGGCGGTGGTCACCGCTTCCGACCGCCAAAATCTGCAAACCCTGGTGGAAGCATCGCTTTCCGAAAAGAATATCGAAATCAGTGGCTCGGCTAAGAGTTTCAGTAAGAGGACAAAATGGATATAG
- a CDS encoding ATP-binding protein → MSTEDKRMGIVVSGSTNKGVEVRLDADTSVEDMVVGRYVTIEGRKRRFFGMITEVILGVTDLSLTQTPPDTHDSFISEVLCGTGTFGTLEVMPYLTIGGDTLSITDGPQPVKTIPSHYSTVQLAQDSDIELVFGKEDKERFYIGNPLDMETKLCINLPELVKRSNGIFGKSGTGKTFLTRILLIGMLQKSASVNLVFDMHSEYGWAGTSEKTREVKALKQLFPSKVAVFTLDEENSRKRGVSTDHVVRIGYNEIEPEDMSLLRETLNLTEPAVEAIYQMRRKFGSEWFLKTTQMSDSEGTKELLNSLNIHESTFQNLQRGLNMIKRLPFMQERTEQKTVNRIIEDLSRGLNVVLEFGRYTDITAYILVANLLTRRIYSHYRDKTEKSLSGLSEPPIPLVITIEEAHKFLNREIANKTIFGTIAREMRKYNVTLLVIDQRPSGIDEEIMSQLGTKITCLLDNERDMDSVLSGVSGKSELKSVLAKLSAKQQALIFGHSVPMPVAFRPREYGSAGSYKEFGAKADDFEQAQQDIEDLW, encoded by the coding sequence ATGAGCACAGAAGATAAAAGAATGGGAATTGTTGTATCCGGCTCCACTAACAAAGGGGTTGAAGTGCGCCTTGATGCCGATACCTCGGTTGAAGATATGGTTGTCGGGCGTTATGTCACCATCGAAGGACGTAAACGGCGCTTCTTTGGAATGATTACTGAGGTAATATTGGGCGTAACCGATTTAAGTTTAACCCAAACCCCGCCCGATACCCACGATTCTTTTATTAGCGAAGTGCTATGCGGCACCGGCACTTTCGGTACCTTAGAGGTAATGCCCTATTTAACAATCGGCGGAGACACCTTAAGCATTACAGACGGGCCGCAACCCGTTAAAACAATCCCCAGCCATTACTCAACGGTACAACTGGCTCAAGACAGCGATATCGAACTTGTTTTCGGTAAAGAAGATAAGGAGCGTTTTTATATCGGCAACCCGCTTGATATGGAAACAAAGCTCTGTATTAACCTGCCCGAACTTGTAAAGCGTTCCAACGGTATTTTCGGTAAAAGCGGCACCGGCAAAACCTTCCTAACCAGAATATTGCTAATCGGAATGCTGCAAAAAAGCGCCAGTGTGAATTTAGTTTTTGATATGCACAGCGAATACGGATGGGCGGGTACCAGTGAAAAAACGCGTGAAGTTAAGGCCTTAAAACAGCTCTTCCCTTCTAAAGTTGCCGTTTTTACACTGGACGAAGAAAACTCACGCAAACGCGGAGTCAGTACCGACCATGTCGTTAGAATCGGCTATAACGAAATCGAGCCGGAAGATATGTCGCTTCTGCGCGAAACCCTGAACTTAACCGAACCGGCGGTGGAAGCCATTTACCAGATGAGACGCAAATTCGGCAGCGAGTGGTTTTTAAAAACAACCCAAATGTCCGATTCGGAAGGCACCAAAGAGTTATTAAACTCGTTAAATATCCACGAAAGCACCTTCCAAAACCTGCAAAGAGGGCTCAATATGATTAAACGTTTACCGTTTATGCAGGAACGGACCGAACAGAAAACCGTAAACCGCATAATTGAAGACCTCAGCCGCGGCTTAAACGTTGTTTTGGAGTTTGGGCGTTATACCGATATTACCGCTTATATCCTGGTTGCCAACCTTTTAACCAGGCGCATTTATTCACACTACCGCGATAAAACCGAAAAAAGCCTCAGCGGTTTAAGCGAGCCGCCGATCCCGCTTGTAATTACGATTGAGGAGGCTCATAAATTCCTAAACCGTGAAATTGCTAACAAAACTATTTTCGGAACGATTGCCCGCGAAATGCGCAAATATAACGTTACCCTGCTGGTTATCGACCAACGCCCCAGCGGTATTGATGAAGAAATTATGTCGCAGCTGGGAACTAAAATCACGTGCCTTTTGGATAACGAACGCGATATGGATAGCGTTTTATCGGGCGTATCCGGTAAAAGCGAGTTAAAATCGGTGCTGGCAAAGCTTTCCGCAAAACAGCAGGCCCTTATTTTCGGGCATTCCGTTCCAATGCCGGTCGCTTTCCGGCCGCGCGAATACGGCAGTGCGGGATCGTACAAGGAATTTGGAGCCAAGGCCGACGATTTCGAACAAGCGCAACAAGATATTGAAGATCTCTGGTAG
- the secD gene encoding protein translocase subunit SecD, translating to MTKNKSLYFGLSVLLVIFLLAAFVVFPLDNGVLGKRGVSLGRDLQGGTYLVFKADLSSVEAGTESEIMKGVTNVISNRINPLGVTESSVEIQGDNQIVVEIPGVSLTDAQKASLGNTALLEFRELQKVDGEDQWVPATGTINGETLALTSSYFKSNTSVQKDQFGKIFLVFEWDETGSELSKQITTRLIGKQLAIFENDKPLLTESGTMIAPTIQSVITERGQIEGLGVDVAMTLSKQLNAGRLPVSLEVIYEETVTPTLGSDFVKLSLTAGVLSLILIMLFMCLYYRVPGIVASLALMFYVVIVLAIFKLIPVTLTLAGIGGFVLSIGMAVDANILIFERMKEELQMGRSFGAATESGFKRAWSAIKDSNITTLLVCIILFWVGSSTVGGAQVRGFSLTLFIGVCVSMFTAITVSHSLLKMFIGTALSKKTQFFTPYTERKLKAYND from the coding sequence ATGACAAAAAACAAATCTCTCTATTTCGGTTTATCTGTTTTACTGGTGATTTTCCTACTGGCAGCCTTTGTGGTCTTTCCTCTTGATAACGGAGTTTTAGGCAAACGCGGTGTTTCGCTGGGGCGCGACTTACAAGGGGGCACTTATCTCGTTTTCAAAGCGGATCTCTCCTCAGTGGAAGCGGGAACCGAATCCGAGATTATGAAGGGTGTTACCAATGTAATTTCAAACCGCATTAACCCTCTGGGGGTCACCGAATCGTCGGTTGAAATCCAGGGAGATAATCAAATAGTGGTGGAAATCCCCGGAGTGAGCTTAACCGACGCTCAAAAAGCGAGTTTGGGGAATACCGCCCTCCTTGAGTTTAGAGAACTGCAAAAAGTAGACGGAGAAGATCAGTGGGTTCCGGCGACTGGGACAATAAACGGCGAAACACTCGCCCTTACCAGTAGTTATTTTAAAAGTAATACCTCCGTTCAGAAAGACCAATTCGGTAAGATTTTCTTAGTATTCGAATGGGATGAAACCGGCAGTGAATTATCCAAACAAATCACAACCCGTTTAATCGGCAAACAATTGGCTATCTTTGAAAACGATAAACCGCTTTTAACCGAAAGCGGGACGATGATAGCGCCGACAATTCAATCGGTAATCACCGAAAGAGGGCAAATCGAAGGATTAGGGGTTGATGTGGCGATGACGCTTTCCAAACAGCTCAATGCCGGCAGATTGCCCGTATCATTGGAAGTAATCTACGAAGAAACGGTAACCCCGACATTAGGCTCCGACTTCGTTAAATTAAGCCTAACGGCAGGTGTATTAAGTTTAATCCTTATTATGCTCTTTATGTGTTTATACTACCGTGTTCCCGGCATTGTCGCCTCGTTGGCACTAATGTTTTACGTTGTTATAGTGCTGGCAATCTTTAAGTTAATACCGGTAACGCTGACACTGGCGGGTATCGGCGGTTTTGTTCTGTCGATCGGTATGGCGGTGGATGCCAATATTTTGATCTTTGAACGTATGAAAGAGGAATTACAAATGGGGCGGTCGTTTGGCGCCGCTACCGAGTCGGGTTTTAAACGCGCTTGGTCGGCAATTAAAGATTCCAATATTACCACCCTGCTTGTTTGTATTATCCTGTTCTGGGTCGGCAGCAGCACCGTTGGAGGCGCTCAGGTCAGAGGGTTTTCCTTGACGCTCTTTATCGGCGTTTGTGTCAGTATGTTTACGGCAATAACGGTTTCGCACTCGTTGTTAAAGATGTTTATCGGAACCGCATTATCGAAAAAGACCCAATTTTTCACTCCTTATACCGAAAGGAAACTGAAGGCTTACAATGATTAA
- a CDS encoding cation diffusion facilitator family transporter — protein MLSTTKNVSRLAIVVISALIIMKLIAGFITGSIGIRADAFHSLIDLSGAIIGYIAIRVSAKPPDKKHAFGHGKAENIAGTIISLFIFAAAGLIAYQAIDRMISGGEIEMVAVGIYVTAAAVIINFVFAGYALKVARKHESLALEATAREMMVDVYSSIAVLVGLLLVLITKLTIMDSIVALLVALLILKTAITTFKESFPGIMDAALPKDEIDIIKSVLEENKHLIVGFHALRTRKSGNRRFIDLHLVMHRTLNVEEAHDVCDLLENSLKEKLQNINAVIHIEPCDTECEWCVTPKTDNN, from the coding sequence ATGTTATCGACGACGAAAAACGTTTCTCGTTTGGCCATTGTTGTTATCAGTGCATTAATTATAATGAAGCTGATAGCCGGTTTTATAACAGGCAGTATCGGAATCCGCGCCGACGCTTTTCATAGTCTGATTGACCTTTCCGGAGCCATTATCGGCTATATTGCCATCAGGGTTTCGGCTAAACCGCCCGACAAAAAGCATGCCTTCGGACACGGCAAAGCCGAAAATATCGCCGGTACTATTATTTCGCTTTTTATTTTTGCCGCCGCAGGCTTAATTGCCTATCAGGCGATTGACCGCATGATTTCCGGCGGAGAAATCGAAATGGTTGCGGTTGGCATCTATGTAACCGCCGCCGCCGTTATTATCAACTTTGTGTTTGCCGGATATGCGCTTAAAGTGGCGCGCAAACACGAATCGTTGGCACTTGAAGCTACCGCTCGCGAAATGATGGTCGATGTTTACAGTTCAATCGCTGTACTTGTCGGGCTTTTACTTGTACTTATCACGAAATTAACAATCATGGATTCAATCGTTGCGTTATTGGTAGCGCTGTTAATCCTAAAGACCGCAATTACGACCTTTAAAGAATCCTTCCCCGGCATAATGGATGCCGCCCTGCCGAAAGATGAGATTGATATTATCAAATCAGTGCTTGAAGAAAATAAACACCTGATTGTCGGCTTCCACGCCTTACGCACGCGTAAATCGGGCAACCGCCGCTTTATTGATTTGCATTTGGTAATGCACCGTACGCTTAACGTTGAAGAAGCGCATGACGTATGCGACCTTTTGGAAAACAGCTTAAAAGAAAAACTGCAGAATATAAATGCCGTTATTCATATTGAGCCGTGTGATACGGAGTGCGAATGGTGCGTAACCCCCAAAACAGATAACAATTAA
- a CDS encoding LysE family transporter — protein MFALLLTVVGTSLSGVIAPGPMFAVTITKSFKSPWAGTLMALGHAVVEVPLIILLYFGLSHFFENTVVQFVFSILGGGVLIWLAIGLLKTPNEIKDGGRDIRYGAFTAGIIMTGLNPFFIMWWVTVGVLLLIKFMAYWEIVAVGLTVFIIAHWFCDLIWLSFVSAVVYKTHNMWGATVQALVFIVAGLLMVGFGGWFIISGFRLLF, from the coding sequence ATGTTTGCGTTGCTGTTGACCGTAGTCGGCACTTCTCTTTCCGGGGTGATTGCTCCGGGGCCGATGTTTGCGGTTACAATTACCAAAAGCTTTAAATCTCCTTGGGCGGGGACTCTAATGGCGCTTGGGCATGCGGTGGTCGAGGTTCCCCTGATAATTTTACTCTACTTTGGCCTTTCCCATTTTTTTGAAAATACGGTAGTCCAGTTTGTTTTCAGTATCCTTGGCGGCGGGGTCTTGATATGGCTGGCAATCGGGCTTCTAAAAACCCCAAATGAAATCAAAGACGGCGGCAGGGATATCCGTTACGGGGCCTTTACGGCGGGGATTATTATGACCGGCCTTAATCCCTTTTTTATAATGTGGTGGGTAACCGTCGGTGTTTTGCTACTTATTAAGTTTATGGCGTATTGGGAGATAGTTGCCGTTGGTCTTACGGTATTTATTATCGCCCATTGGTTTTGCGATCTTATCTGGCTTTCTTTTGTTTCGGCGGTGGTTTACAAAACCCATAATATGTGGGGGGCGACCGTTCAGGCATTGGTGTTTATTGTGGCGGGGCTACTGATGGTTGGGTTTGGAGGGTGGTTTATTATCTCCGGTTTCCGGCTCTTATTTTAA
- a CDS encoding nitroreductase family protein: protein MEFAEVIKKRYSVRSYKPIPVEEEKLEIILEAARIAPTACNRQPFLFIVFEPQGKEEELKRVYHGLWLSEAPVIICACAIPSESWVRRDGTNYSFIDLAIAVDHLILAAADLGLGTCWVGAFDVSAVREMLKLPAHIEPLVLIPIGYPNDSAPTKHRKPIEEIVRYNHY from the coding sequence ATGGAATTTGCGGAAGTTATTAAAAAGAGATACAGCGTTCGATCTTATAAACCGATTCCGGTCGAAGAGGAAAAACTGGAGATAATCCTCGAAGCGGCGCGAATCGCTCCCACCGCCTGCAACCGTCAGCCGTTTCTGTTTATTGTTTTTGAACCCCAAGGCAAAGAAGAAGAACTAAAACGTGTTTACCATGGATTATGGCTTAGCGAGGCCCCCGTTATTATTTGCGCCTGTGCAATACCATCTGAAAGCTGGGTTCGCAGAGACGGAACGAACTATTCGTTTATTGACTTGGCAATTGCCGTTGACCACTTAATTCTTGCCGCTGCCGATTTAGGGCTGGGGACGTGCTGGGTCGGGGCATTTGATGTAAGCGCAGTACGCGAAATGCTAAAACTGCCGGCACATATCGAACCCCTTGTTTTAATCCCTATCGGCTATCCCAACGACAGCGCACCAACCAAACACCGTAAACCCATAGAAGAAATCGTTAGATACAATCATTACTAG
- the secF gene encoding protein translocase subunit SecF, with protein sequence MINIIKKRFLFFAISVSALLISIIFLLTAGLNIGMDFSGGSRLTVNFEKQVAIENLEAKLADIGYGTAVVQSASSGDFIIRTAKLNAAEKETIKTALTAEFGAFTEKGFEDIPPETAIGTAKVALVGLILAALGVMAYITWAFRAMPKPFRYGVCAVIALLHDVLIVLGIFSILGIIMHIEVNLMFITGILAVIGYSVNNVVVIFDRVRENVKANPGADFETTVNNSVNQTFARCMNTSLTTTMTVLALMLFIGSNIDSFAWALLVGILAGTYNSLFVATSLLVVWEKKEWRRFISWMPLFKTKQQNT encoded by the coding sequence ATGATTAATATTATTAAAAAACGATTCCTGTTTTTTGCGATTTCCGTCTCCGCCCTGCTAATTAGCATTATTTTCTTGCTAACGGCGGGATTAAATATCGGTATGGATTTTTCCGGCGGTTCACGCCTTACAGTCAATTTTGAAAAACAGGTTGCGATTGAGAATTTGGAAGCCAAACTTGCCGATATCGGTTACGGCACGGCCGTTGTGCAAAGCGCCTCAAGCGGAGATTTTATTATTCGTACGGCAAAATTAAACGCCGCCGAAAAAGAAACAATTAAAACCGCCCTAACCGCCGAATTCGGCGCGTTTACCGAAAAAGGTTTTGAAGATATTCCGCCCGAAACCGCCATCGGCACCGCTAAAGTTGCCCTTGTCGGTTTAATACTGGCAGCCCTCGGCGTGATGGCTTATATTACGTGGGCTTTCCGTGCCATGCCTAAACCGTTCCGTTACGGCGTTTGTGCCGTAATTGCGTTATTGCACGATGTCCTGATTGTACTGGGAATATTCTCTATTCTCGGAATAATAATGCATATCGAAGTCAACCTGATGTTTATCACCGGCATACTTGCGGTTATCGGTTACAGCGTCAATAACGTTGTTGTTATATTTGATCGGGTTCGTGAAAACGTTAAAGCCAACCCAGGCGCCGATTTTGAAACAACGGTTAACAACAGCGTTAATCAAACCTTTGCACGCTGTATGAACACCAGCTTAACAACCACAATGACCGTACTGGCCTTAATGCTTTTTATCGGTTCCAATATCGACAGCTTTGCTTGGGCGCTATTGGTCGGTATTCTCGCCGGGACTTACAACTCTTTATTCGTTGCCACTTCGCTTTTGGTGGTTTGGGAGAAAAAAGAATGGCGCCGCTTTATAAGCTGGATGCCCTTATTTAAAACCAAACAGCAAAATACATAA